In a genomic window of Colius striatus isolate bColStr4 chromosome 2, bColStr4.1.hap1, whole genome shotgun sequence:
- the GPR6 gene encoding G-protein coupled receptor 6: MEAAAALNQSGAAAPRLPAAGGGSSNGNNASLELSSRPPSPAALNPWDVMLCVSGTAIACENALVVAIICYSPALRTPMFVLVGSLATADLLAGLGLILNFVFQYVIRSETVSLLTVGFLVASFAASVSSLLAITVDRYLSLYNALTYYSERTVLCVHTMLAGAWGVSLCLGLLPVLGWNCLHDHAACSVVRPLTKSNVTLLSASFFLIFLVMLHLYVEICKIVCRHAHQIALQQHFLTASHYVATKKGVSTLAIILGTFGASWLPFAIYCVVGDPDYPSVYTYATLLPATYNSMINPIIYAYRNQEIQRSMWVLFCGCFQAKVSFRSRSPSDV, encoded by the coding sequence ATGGAAGCAGCGGCAGCCCTCAACCAGAGCGGAGCGGCCGCTCCCCGGCTGCCGGCCgccggcggcggcagcagcaaCGGCAACAACGCGTCGCTGGAGCTGTCGTCGCGGCCCCCCTCGCCCGCCGCCCTCAACCCCTGGGACGTGATGCTCTGCGTCTCCGGCACCGCCATCGCCTGCGAGAACGCCCTGGTCGTGGCCATCATCTGCTACTCGCCCGCCCTGCGCACCCCCATGTTCGTGCTGGTGGGCAGCTTAGCCACGGCTGACCTCCTGGCTGGCCTCGGCCTCATCCTCAACTTCGTTTTCCAGTACGTGATCCGCTCCGAGACGGTCAGCCTGCTGACGGTGGGCTTCCTCGTCGCCTCCTTCGCCGCCTCTGTGAGTAGCTTGCTGGCTATCACGGTCGATCGCTACCTCTCCCTCTACAACGCCCTCACCTACTACTCGGAGAGGACAGTGCTCTGCGTCCACACCATGCTGGCAGGTGCTTGGGGCGTCTCTCTCTGCCTGGGACTGCTGCCTGTCCTGGGCTGGAACTGCCTCCACGACCACGCTGCCTGCAGCGTCGTCAGACCCTTGACCAAGAGCAATGTGACGCTGCTGTCtgcctctttctttctcattttcctcgTCATGCTCCATCTCTATGTTGAGATCTGCAAGATCGTTTGCAGGCATGCCCACCAGAtagctctccagcagcactttCTGACTGCTTCGCACTATGTCGCCACCAAAAAAGGAGTCTCTACCCTGGCTATAATCCTCGGGACTTTTGGAGCCAGCTGGCTGCCTTTTGCCATCTACTGTGTAGTGGGAGATCCCGACTACCCTTCCGTGTACACGTATGCCACACTTCTACCCGCTACCTACAACTCCATGATCAACCCCATCATCTACGCCTACAGAAACCAAGAAATCCAGCGGTCCATGTGGGTGCTCTTCTGCGGCTGCTTTCAGGCTAAAGTGTCCTTCCGCTCCCGGTCCCCCAGCGATGTCTGA